A region of Pyxidicoccus parkwaysis DNA encodes the following proteins:
- a CDS encoding DUF2378 family protein, with protein MALATMRAPRREPMVFGYALDTLLATVSPLMPLTLKALERQGIFASRPLLTAYPCSVWPATIRLLASTTLPHLERDEAEYALGRAFAEHFIQARMGTVLQGFAQVVGTEQMLLRLSRALRSTNNFLDVSVRPHGDEGGWELRLHPVLEFSDHPRRLADPPHFARGLLTYAFQHGGAPSARLTLVDHDEGRALTTFHVSL; from the coding sequence ATGGCACTGGCAACGATGCGGGCCCCCCGCCGCGAGCCCATGGTGTTCGGCTACGCGCTGGACACCCTGCTGGCGACGGTGTCGCCGCTGATGCCTCTCACCCTCAAGGCCCTGGAGCGGCAGGGCATCTTCGCCAGCCGCCCCCTGCTCACGGCCTACCCCTGCTCGGTGTGGCCGGCCACCATCCGCCTGCTGGCGAGCACCACCCTGCCCCACCTGGAGCGCGACGAGGCCGAGTACGCCCTGGGCCGCGCCTTCGCCGAGCACTTCATCCAGGCGCGCATGGGCACGGTACTCCAGGGCTTCGCCCAGGTGGTGGGCACCGAGCAGATGCTGCTGCGCCTGTCTCGCGCGCTGCGCTCCACCAACAACTTCCTCGACGTCTCCGTGCGCCCCCACGGCGACGAAGGCGGCTGGGAGTTGCGGCTGCACCCGGTGCTCGAGTTCTCCGACCACCCGCGCCGCCTGGCGGACCCGCCCCACTTCGCACGGGGCCTGCTCACCTACGCCTTCCAGCACGGCGGCGCCCCCTCCGCGCGGCTGACCCTCGTCGACCACGACGAGGGCCGCGCCCTCACCACCTTCCACGTGAGCCTGTAG
- a CDS encoding FAD-dependent oxidoreductase — MQIEKRIGIVGGGPGGLTLARILATRGITSTVFELDEHRLSRPQGGSLDLHEDSALVALRHAGLEAGFKALARYEDQGDALYDSQGTLRFSLGGDPDGGRPEIDREQLRTLLLDSLPPETIRWGSKVRAVEPLPDGRYRVAGAGGSLGEFDLVVGADGAWSKVRPLVSAEEPRYTGVLFIELSIDDVDARHPDVAALIPRGKVSVVGDNLSLIAQRSSNSHVRVYLMFRVAEDWLQQGGLDLSSSSRAREMLKARFAGWAPSLLRFIDVCNDTIVPRPIVALPVGHRWTHRPGVTLLGDAAHVMPPFSGEGVNMAMLDAAELALGLAGDSDWSRAVAAYEARMFARAAEAAAGAMEGLDFVSENALEHMVEHFEEIQRMVDAPRP; from the coding sequence ATGCAAATCGAGAAGCGCATTGGAATCGTGGGTGGAGGACCGGGAGGGCTGACGCTCGCGCGAATCCTGGCGACGCGGGGCATCACCTCCACGGTGTTCGAGCTGGATGAGCACCGGCTGTCGCGCCCGCAGGGCGGCTCGCTGGACCTGCACGAGGACTCGGCCCTGGTCGCGCTGCGCCACGCCGGGCTCGAAGCGGGGTTCAAGGCGCTCGCGCGCTACGAGGACCAGGGCGACGCGCTCTATGACTCCCAGGGGACGCTGCGCTTCTCCCTGGGAGGAGACCCGGACGGTGGCCGGCCCGAGATTGACCGCGAGCAACTGCGCACGCTCCTGCTCGACAGCCTTCCGCCGGAGACGATTCGGTGGGGAAGCAAGGTGCGCGCGGTGGAGCCCCTACCGGATGGGCGCTATCGCGTCGCGGGTGCGGGCGGCTCACTCGGAGAGTTCGACCTCGTGGTGGGGGCGGACGGTGCGTGGTCCAAGGTGCGGCCGCTCGTGTCGGCCGAGGAGCCTCGCTACACGGGGGTGTTGTTCATCGAGCTGAGCATCGATGACGTGGATGCGCGACATCCCGACGTCGCCGCGCTCATCCCTCGCGGCAAGGTCTCAGTGGTCGGCGACAACCTGAGCCTCATCGCGCAGCGCAGCAGCAACTCGCACGTCCGCGTCTACCTCATGTTTCGCGTGGCCGAGGACTGGCTCCAGCAGGGCGGCCTGGACCTGTCCTCGTCCAGTCGTGCTCGCGAGATGCTCAAGGCGCGCTTCGCGGGGTGGGCGCCTTCGCTGCTCCGGTTCATCGACGTGTGCAATGACACCATCGTCCCGCGCCCCATCGTCGCGCTCCCGGTGGGGCACCGGTGGACGCACCGGCCGGGCGTGACGCTGCTGGGAGACGCGGCGCATGTCATGCCGCCGTTCTCCGGCGAGGGCGTGAACATGGCCATGCTGGATGCGGCGGAGCTGGCGCTGGGGCTTGCCGGGGACTCCGACTGGAGTCGCGCGGTGGCGGCCTACGAGGCGCGCATGTTCGCACGGGCCGCGGAAGCGGCGGCGGGCGCGATGGAGGGGCTCGACTTCGTGTCGGAGAACGCGCTCGAGCACATGGTCGAACACTTCGAGGAGATTCAGAGGATGGTGGACGCTCCCCGTCCCTGA
- a CDS encoding MarR family winged helix-turn-helix transcriptional regulator — protein sequence MQSKRKPRPWNPEATSAYWINRASRLLMRLHETRLRPLGFGMSQLPVLIALEEKGTLSQKVLAELAHVEQPTMAEMLGRMERDGVIRREPNPEDKRGSLSSLTSQSRARLPEAKEALLQGEDEATAGFTQQEKDLLRELLQRVVRNLETEG from the coding sequence ATGCAATCCAAACGCAAGCCACGCCCCTGGAACCCCGAAGCCACGTCGGCGTATTGGATAAACCGGGCGTCGCGGCTGCTCATGCGCCTGCACGAGACGCGCCTGCGCCCGCTGGGCTTCGGCATGAGCCAGCTTCCCGTGCTGATTGCGCTCGAGGAGAAAGGAACGCTGTCACAGAAGGTGCTCGCGGAATTGGCGCATGTGGAGCAGCCGACGATGGCGGAGATGCTCGGGCGCATGGAGCGCGACGGCGTCATCCGGCGCGAACCCAACCCCGAGGACAAGCGCGGGAGCCTCTCCTCCCTCACCTCCCAGTCCCGCGCCCGGCTTCCCGAGGCGAAAGAGGCACTGCTGCAAGGAGAGGACGAGGCGACCGCGGGCTTCACCCAGCAGGAGAAGGACCTCCTGCGCGAGCTCCTGCAGCGCGTCGTCCGGAACCTCGAAACAGAGGGTTGA
- a CDS encoding DUF4261 domain-containing protein has product MRVSFVLLSTAVPLDGEAISRSHLELSSKATRLVPDETREDGITCLRLQDDSGDVILAPVPAPIATGEVEAAAALSLASFAKMPGLAPHAAHVIVTFRDEARRAPAAEALVLAQVTAAVAHAAGAVGVYWGMGHVAHPAEFFIDAVRDLDLPLPALTGLSIVRDGKGVSILSVGMEQFELPNMLVLADKSQGGEAIQFVFDMQGYVLKRGRTLPDGDTVGRTAEERLQVRYVPSPTDASVKVAQVDMRKPGLWARARQFLRN; this is encoded by the coding sequence ATGCGCGTCTCTTTCGTCCTTCTCTCCACGGCCGTGCCCCTGGATGGCGAGGCCATCTCCCGAAGCCACCTCGAGCTGTCTTCCAAAGCCACGCGGCTCGTCCCCGACGAGACGCGGGAGGACGGCATCACGTGCCTGCGCCTGCAGGACGACTCGGGAGACGTCATCCTCGCGCCCGTCCCGGCCCCCATCGCGACGGGCGAGGTCGAGGCGGCGGCGGCCCTGAGCCTCGCGTCCTTCGCGAAGATGCCCGGGCTCGCGCCGCATGCCGCGCACGTCATCGTGACGTTCAGGGACGAGGCCCGGCGCGCACCGGCCGCCGAGGCGCTGGTGCTCGCCCAGGTGACGGCGGCCGTGGCGCATGCCGCTGGAGCCGTCGGGGTGTACTGGGGCATGGGCCACGTGGCGCATCCCGCCGAGTTCTTCATCGATGCCGTGCGCGACCTGGACCTCCCCTTGCCCGCGCTGACCGGCCTGAGCATCGTGCGCGACGGCAAGGGCGTGAGCATCCTGAGCGTGGGGATGGAGCAGTTCGAACTGCCGAACATGCTCGTGCTCGCCGACAAGTCCCAGGGCGGCGAGGCCATCCAGTTCGTTTTCGACATGCAGGGCTACGTCCTCAAGCGCGGGAGGACGCTGCCGGATGGCGACACGGTGGGACGCACCGCCGAGGAGCGCTTGCAGGTTCGCTACGTGCCCTCTCCCACCGATGCCTCCGTGAAGGTGGCGCAGGTGGACATGCGAAAGCCCGGGCTCTGGGCGCGCGCACGGCAGTTCCTGCGCAACTGA
- a CDS encoding CPCC family cysteine-rich protein: protein MPDALTACPCCGYATLDDRGHYDICAICFWEDDGQDNDDADTCWGGPNGVSLSEARLNFLTFGAAEHEGLPHVRAPGIRDRRLRVFAIEDGKALERAEALRDPT from the coding sequence ATGCCTGATGCCCTGACTGCCTGCCCATGTTGCGGCTATGCCACGCTCGACGACCGAGGCCATTACGACATCTGCGCTATCTGCTTCTGGGAGGATGACGGCCAGGACAACGACGATGCGGATACGTGCTGGGGTGGTCCCAACGGCGTGAGCCTCAGCGAGGCCCGACTCAACTTCCTGACCTTCGGAGCTGCGGAGCATGAGGGCCTTCCACATGTCCGGGCTCCAGGCATCAGAGACCGGCGCTTGCGAGTCTTCGCCATCGAAGATGGGAAGGCCCTGGAGCGCGCGGAAGCACTGCGCGACCCGACGTAA
- a CDS encoding imm11 family protein produces MRGRSQEHPLLTWDESASPFRKGRPVQRSEPVRLRLGEPVPPKPRMVDHHILPAPVVSSRLKDCMEPPELQGVQWLAADVRVGDSVLRYWLLHMWRRLACVDRERSVIECSDSGLTVLGIDKLVLNERVLREVPLQERLAFRLEEAVVHVFHRSVVERVMSLTPPPEGLRFIPVPEWNDSAGFR; encoded by the coding sequence ATGCGCGGCCGCTCCCAGGAACATCCGCTCCTGACATGGGACGAGTCCGCCTCCCCATTTCGGAAAGGGCGTCCCGTGCAGCGCTCGGAGCCTGTGAGGTTGAGACTTGGGGAACCAGTGCCTCCCAAGCCCAGAATGGTAGACCACCACATCCTTCCAGCGCCGGTGGTCTCCTCCCGCCTCAAAGACTGCATGGAGCCGCCCGAGCTGCAGGGAGTGCAATGGCTCGCAGCGGACGTCCGCGTCGGAGACTCGGTCCTCCGCTATTGGCTCCTGCACATGTGGCGGCGCCTGGCTTGTGTGGACCGTGAGCGCTCCGTCATCGAGTGTTCCGACAGCGGACTGACGGTGCTGGGCATCGACAAACTCGTTCTCAACGAGAGGGTGCTGCGAGAGGTCCCCCTCCAGGAGCGGCTGGCCTTCCGCCTGGAGGAGGCGGTGGTGCACGTCTTCCACCGCTCCGTGGTGGAGCGGGTGATGAGCCTCACGCCTCCACCGGAGGGCCTGCGCTTCATCCCGGTGCCGGAGTGGAACGACTCGGCCGGGTTCCGCTGA
- a CDS encoding oxidoreductase, translated as MRTKQEPIHSGFGERTTAREVLGDRRLDSAIAVVTGGYTGVGLETTRALVAAGATVIVPARTPDKARSALTGMERVELEQLDLSKPASIDAFTERFLASGRPIHMLVNNAGIMATPLTRDARGFESQLATNHLGHFQLTARLWPALRKAHGARVVSLSSRGHRRSAIDFEDPHFERRPYDKWIAYGQSKTANALFALALDVRGEPHRIRAFSVHPGAIMTELVRSLSDEELRAIQSASTGDFYKTPEQGAATSVWCATSPQLDGMGGVYCEDVDIAEAVPADSSSSRGVRPWARDPELAERLWTKSEEWTGVKLAP; from the coding sequence TTGAGAACGAAACAAGAACCCATCCATTCTGGCTTTGGCGAGCGGACGACGGCGCGCGAGGTGCTCGGCGACCGCAGGCTCGACAGCGCTATCGCCGTGGTGACTGGCGGGTACACGGGCGTGGGGCTCGAAACCACGCGCGCGCTCGTGGCCGCCGGTGCGACGGTCATCGTTCCCGCGCGGACGCCCGACAAGGCCCGCTCGGCGTTGACGGGAATGGAGCGCGTGGAGCTCGAGCAGCTCGACTTGAGCAAGCCGGCATCGATTGATGCCTTCACCGAGCGGTTCCTGGCGTCCGGCCGCCCCATCCACATGCTCGTGAACAACGCGGGCATCATGGCCACGCCGCTCACGAGGGACGCCCGGGGCTTCGAGTCGCAGCTCGCGACCAACCACCTCGGCCACTTCCAGCTCACGGCAAGGCTCTGGCCCGCGCTGCGAAAGGCGCACGGTGCGCGCGTGGTCTCCCTGTCGTCGAGAGGACATCGCCGCTCCGCGATCGACTTCGAGGATCCGCACTTCGAGCGGCGCCCCTACGACAAGTGGATTGCCTACGGCCAGTCCAAGACGGCCAATGCGCTCTTCGCGCTCGCACTCGACGTGCGAGGCGAGCCGCATCGCATCCGTGCGTTCTCGGTGCACCCCGGGGCCATCATGACGGAGCTGGTGCGGTCGCTCTCGGACGAAGAGCTGCGCGCTATCCAGTCCGCGAGCACAGGGGATTTCTACAAGACGCCGGAGCAGGGCGCGGCCACGAGTGTCTGGTGTGCGACGAGCCCCCAGCTCGACGGCATGGGCGGCGTGTACTGCGAGGACGTGGACATCGCCGAAGCGGTGCCCGCCGATTCTTCCTCGAGTCGGGGCGTGAGGCCGTGGGCAAGGGACCCGGAGCTGGCCGAGCGTCTCTGGACGAAGAGCGAGGAGTGGACCGGCGTGAAGCTCGCACCGTGA
- a CDS encoding FAD-dependent oxidoreductase — protein MFPVLDARDREHMRRFGEVRRFHDGECLVAAGQPTPGMIVLFEGRVLLTRRDGLGHSIPIVEEGPGQFLGEVAQLSGRPGLVDAHAVGEVEALVIPPHRLRALLVAEAGLGERVMRALILRRVGLIETGAGGPVLVGPPECPGRVRLEGFLSRNGHPYLALDPEQEGEAAALLERYSPRAGELPLVVCPDGSVLKNPSESILARALGLLPEGAFETLYDLVVVGAGPAGLATSVYAASEGLRVLVLDQRAFGGQAGASSRIENYLGFPTGITGQALTARAFVQAQKFGVEMAIPAEVASLRRDATAVLLTLELTDGRKVRARTVVVASGARYRRPALANLDRFEGRGVFYWASPIEARMCDGEEVVLVGGGNSAGQAAVFLADHASRVRVLVRGRALAASMSSYLIERMAASPRIELMMETEVVGLEGQDEGGLQRVRWRHRTDGHEEEHDVRHLFLFIGADPATEWLEGSGVVLDANGFVRTGAELREEPLQAELWEVTGRAPYLLETSLPGVFAIGDVRAGSVKRVGAAIGEGSAVVAQVHAYLASVAALESRRAGTHRPTGPVRPGEGLQQA, from the coding sequence GTGTTCCCCGTCCTGGACGCCCGGGACCGCGAGCACATGCGGCGCTTCGGTGAGGTCCGGCGCTTCCATGATGGGGAGTGCCTCGTTGCAGCCGGGCAGCCGACCCCTGGGATGATCGTGCTCTTCGAGGGCCGCGTGCTTCTCACCCGGCGCGATGGCCTGGGGCATTCAATTCCCATCGTGGAGGAGGGGCCGGGACAATTCCTCGGCGAGGTGGCCCAGCTCTCCGGACGCCCCGGGCTCGTCGACGCCCACGCGGTGGGCGAGGTGGAAGCGCTGGTCATCCCGCCGCACCGTCTGCGCGCGCTGCTCGTTGCGGAGGCGGGCCTTGGCGAGCGCGTCATGCGCGCCCTCATCCTGCGCCGCGTGGGTCTCATCGAGACAGGTGCGGGAGGCCCCGTCCTGGTGGGCCCTCCCGAGTGTCCGGGCAGGGTGCGCCTGGAGGGCTTCCTCTCGCGCAATGGCCATCCGTACCTCGCGCTGGATCCGGAGCAGGAGGGCGAAGCGGCCGCGCTGCTGGAGCGCTACTCGCCGCGCGCGGGGGAGCTCCCGCTGGTGGTGTGCCCTGATGGCTCGGTCCTGAAGAACCCCTCGGAGAGCATCCTCGCCCGGGCGCTCGGCCTGCTCCCGGAGGGGGCGTTCGAGACGCTCTATGACCTCGTCGTGGTGGGTGCGGGGCCCGCGGGGCTCGCCACCTCCGTGTACGCGGCCTCCGAGGGACTTCGGGTGCTCGTCCTGGATCAGCGGGCCTTCGGCGGACAGGCGGGCGCGAGCTCGCGCATCGAGAACTATCTGGGCTTCCCCACCGGCATCACGGGTCAGGCGCTCACCGCGCGTGCCTTCGTGCAGGCGCAGAAGTTCGGTGTGGAGATGGCCATTCCGGCGGAGGTCGCATCCCTGCGTCGTGATGCCACCGCCGTGCTGCTCACGCTCGAGCTGACCGATGGGCGGAAGGTGCGCGCGCGGACCGTGGTGGTGGCCAGCGGCGCACGCTACCGCCGTCCCGCGCTCGCGAACCTCGACCGGTTCGAGGGCCGTGGGGTCTTCTATTGGGCGAGCCCCATCGAGGCGCGGATGTGCGACGGTGAGGAGGTCGTGCTCGTGGGCGGAGGCAACTCCGCGGGCCAGGCGGCCGTGTTCCTCGCGGACCATGCGAGTCGGGTGCGAGTGCTCGTGCGCGGACGCGCGCTCGCCGCGAGCATGTCCAGCTACCTCATCGAGCGCATGGCCGCATCGCCTCGCATCGAGCTGATGATGGAGACGGAGGTGGTGGGGCTCGAGGGCCAGGACGAGGGCGGCTTGCAGCGCGTGCGCTGGCGGCACCGGACTGATGGGCATGAGGAGGAGCACGACGTGCGCCACCTGTTCCTCTTCATCGGAGCGGACCCGGCCACGGAGTGGCTCGAGGGCTCCGGTGTGGTGCTGGACGCGAACGGATTCGTGCGCACGGGCGCGGAGCTCCGCGAGGAGCCACTTCAGGCGGAGCTCTGGGAGGTCACCGGGCGGGCGCCGTACCTGCTCGAGACGAGCCTGCCCGGCGTGTTCGCCATCGGCGACGTGCGCGCGGGCTCCGTCAAACGAGTCGGTGCCGCGATTGGCGAGGGCTCGGCCGTGGTGGCACAGGTGCACGCGTACCTGGCCTCCGTCGCCGCGTTAGAATCCCGGCGCGCCGGCACGCACAGGCCTACCGGGCCGGTGCGCCCAGGCGAGGGATTGCAGCAGGCGTGA